From the genome of Cytophagales bacterium WSM2-2:
GATAAAATTTAAATCAGAACGAACGATTATCCGTTTTGTTTCTTCAGCTCGGATTCAATTATTTGAAAAGTCTTTGCCTTGAGATGACTAACATCATCCAGGGTCATACCCGTGGTTTCAATGGGCTCATGGAGTAGCATTTTCACTTTTCCCCAATGCAATTGCATTGGTATTGCATCAGGAAGTATCAACCAGTTATGCGGGATCGTTACAGGTACAATGGGAATCTGTTTTTCAATAGCTGTGCGAAAAGCCCCGTCTTTGAAAGGAACCATTTGAGGCGCTGCCTTTGTAGCCATCCCTCCCTCCGGATAGATGACCAGGCTCTTCCCTTCATCGATGGCCTTCATTGAGGCGATCATCGTATTTCCACGACTGCGAAGACTTTCACGATCAACTGTGATGTGCAATCTCCGGTACATAAATCCGAACAGCGGGACCTTCTCCATGGCACTCTTCCCAACAAAAATGGTGTTTACCGGATTCAGGCCCATCGTTGGTATATCCAGGTAAGAAAAGTGATTCGAGCAGAAGATGTAGTTCTTTTTCCTATCCAGTCGTTTTTTCTCTTCCACTTGAAAAGGAATAAAAATGAAAATGAAAAGAAGTTTTGCCCACCATCGGTTGATGATACCTGTCAGTCGGAATAGCGAAGGGAATAAAATAGGAACAAGCAAAAATGGAAAAAGCACGATAAAGAGAATTGTAAAGACGAGCACTGCATAGTATGTGTGCAGGGTGCGAATGGCATTCATACTTGCATTCTATTTCTG
Proteins encoded in this window:
- a CDS encoding 1-acyl-sn-glycerol-3-phosphate acyltransferase, with product MNAIRTLHTYYAVLVFTILFIVLFPFLLVPILFPSLFRLTGIINRWWAKLLFIFIFIPFQVEEKKRLDRKKNYIFCSNHFSYLDIPTMGLNPVNTIFVGKSAMEKVPLFGFMYRRLHITVDRESLRSRGNTMIASMKAIDEGKSLVIYPEGGMATKAAPQMVPFKDGAFRTAIEKQIPIVPVTIPHNWLILPDAIPMQLHWGKVKMLLHEPIETTGMTLDDVSHLKAKTFQIIESELKKQNG